The following DNA comes from Epinephelus lanceolatus isolate andai-2023 chromosome 1, ASM4190304v1, whole genome shotgun sequence.
GAGTGCAGACCGCAGTTACGGTCTCCTGCTTCAAGTTTGTTACGCCACTCGGTGTTGAGGTAGGCTGGCTCGAATTAGTTTTAAGTTGTGGCCTGTCTCTGCCTGGTCTTCACCTGAATAAATTGTCTTTTTCCGGGGTTTCTGGTCAGCAGTTGGTAGAGTGCGCAACGGCCGTGCGTCCTCCCCTCCTTTCCGCTCCACTGTTGGAAACCGCCCTCTGCCCGGTGGTATGTTTATTTGAGTTCATACTACTATTGATTTCAACATAATTTCAAATGGGTAATgttcgtttttttttaatggtattTACATTGCAGGCCCTTAAAGGCCAGGCTGTGCGCCACGGTGTAGTGCCTCCTGTTTTTTTACAAGCCATCAGCCTCCACCTCCTGGCGCTTGCTGCTGTTCTGTCTCCAATGACTTTTGGATTTTGTTGACTTTTCAGAACTTCCCGTTTACAATATTACctggtgtcttttttttttattctcattGACAAGTGGACTATATTTGGTAGCCACGTTCTAGTGGTTTCATTTATACCCCgtgctgttttgtttatttgatttaatttacagtaaGCAGTATTATGTCGTCTTTTGATTCTTTAttccttttttccattttgttttgaggtttgtttgttttctggggGGTTGGTCGACTTACGAGCTATTCATATGCATGTCTTCCAACTCTTGGGTAATTTATATTAGACTCTTTGTTTATTGATTCAATTAGATGATTGTTATTAGCCTACTTTCTTTTGTAATTTTGGTTATCGTTTAGTTTCTGGGGTATATTGTTTGGGTAAATTGGGGTGTGTgtcttgtgtgagtgtgttttatgGAGTGTGTGGGAGATTGTTGACTTGAACTAACTGTGTTTCTCTGTTGCCAGGAGCAGCGGGGTGCAAGCCGGAGGCAGGCGGACCTCTTGGTGGTGGTGTCCTCCCTCACTCACCCCCCCTTTTGCACTTTTGTGGATTCTCGTCTCTGCCAGGGTTTAGTTGAACCTGAGTGTCTTATTCTTGTGTCCCTTGGAGGGGTTAAGTTCAATAATTTCCGGGGGGTGAAACTCCCCCAGGTGGCGTTGTCGACAATCTTCTCTATATTACTTCGCCTAAGTTTCGCCACATTAGCACAACTGAAATGTGGTCCTGAACATGCAACTCCACAAccatatttgtatttgtattatatctCTTCTATATAGCCTATATCCTTCGACAGCTAGCTCAGAATTATCAAAAGTATTGTCCAGGTGTGTTTCTGACTATGCTAAAACATGAATATTGTCAGAGAAGCAGATTCCGGTAATCTCATGAACCTTGTTCCTAAGGCTGCATATATTTAAGTGAACTAAAACCAAACCCTTCCTTGACAAACTTGATAGCAAATATGTATTGCTGTTAATTGAGCACAAAACAAATAAGAactgtatgaaaaaaataaaataagcaaaATTCAAATATCAAATGCTGAAACATCAATAGCTTTAAACTGATGATTGTGTTTGTCCACCCCTGGGCCTGATAACCAGTTTGTCAAACTTCAAGCTGGCTTTGTCATCCCTTTCTCTGGCAGCTTTCAACTTGGGCAGCAGCTCTTTCCTCCTCCGTTGCACAGCCTCTGAGAAGACTGAATTTATGTAGATGTTTGTgccctttaatttaattttcttgGTAGAAGAAAGGATACACTGTCTTTAAAGCGTAAAAGCTTTACAACAGTTTTCCTGGGCTTACCCCCCTTCTGGTACTGGCCAATTCTCTGAGCACGCTCAATATCAATATTTGTGCCATTTAGTCCCAGGTTGCTAGAGAGCATTTGACGAACCTCTTCTCTGAGTCACTCCAGGTTTCTCCTTTCTCATCAGCAATCCATcaattaaaatgtttgttctcCTGTACTAATCcagatttgacttttttttttttctgggaggggaggggaggggagggaaggggaCAGAGGGAGGGGTTAGGATTAGGCAAGGAGGAGCAGGGGTAGGTTGGGGTAGTGCAGAAGGAGTAGGGTGAGgttggaaggaaggaagggaaaagaaggggagggaaggaggggaaaAGAGACAGGGGTTACAGGCCTGAAAACTGCCAGTGGTAAAGAGCCGTTCCTGGTGGGCTGGCGCCCTCTGTTGGACAAAATGGGTTAGGGGTTATCATTCAGACCGTGGGGAGCAATAGTGTCCAGTCTGTGGATCCACACACGCTCTGCGCGTTTCCTCTGTCCCACCGTCCACATCGCATTGCTCTCCAGTCCAGAAATGATGAGAGCATCAACAGAATGTTCCTGAAAGTGACTGACTAAATGGGTAGTAAGGTTGTGAAGGGAAATGTTGCGTAAATGTTGTTGCAGCCGTGTTAACATTGTATTCTGTGTTTCTCCTACATAGTGTTTTTGGCAAACTGTGCAGGAGATGATGTACACAATGTTACTATCAAGAAAGGATAATTGACTGTAGGGATTGGTGATGAATTTCCTGTTTTTGAAGTGTCGGGATTCCGGGGGTCGGTCTGGGTGTTTGTTGGAGGTGAATTGAGACCTCACCAAAAGATTACGTAGGTTTGGGTTTTTCCTGAACGCAGAAATTATTTTGTAGTCCTGTAGGGGTTCATGTTGGGCCTGAATATTGTTAAAGTTATGTTCTGGTGTAGGCCCAGAATACCTTGTGAATACGTGGAGACTAGGGGTAAGAGTGTAGCTTGTGGAGATGGGCCCGCCAGAGCGGAGGTCCGTTCCACAAGTCCTGGTTAGGGTAGGGGTGAGGGGATACTGCTCGTAGTGGTGAAGTCGAGGGGATGGATGAGTCACCGGGTGTAGATGTAGGGTATATTGTAAGGTCCagtaaagggggggggggggggggatatgGGGGGAGCGAGTGGGAGCGAGGGCGGCCAAGGTAGAGTTTTTAATAGTTCTGAAGAAACgttttgaatattttctgtgtCGGAGAGCTGTGAAGAGAGTATTGGTTGCCTGGTGGAAATCAGATGGTCTAGAGCAAATACGGTGGAATCTGATGATTTGATTATGcctttaaatgtatgttttgggtGGTAACTTGATTTGTGCAGGAGAGCGTGGGTAtctgttgctttaaaaaaaaacttagacAGCATGCGCTTCGTGGATGTGTTTATAGGTTCAAAAAAAATAGTGGTGTCCAAGAAATCAGTCTGGTTCGGATCTATGGTGGATTTAACTGTAATTGTGGGATGGTGACTATTGAGTATTTGGACAAAAGTGTGGAATGAAGAGAGGTCATGTGTCCAGGCACCAATAATATCATCGAGAAATCTCCGAAAAAAAAGAGGTTGTAAGGGACACTTGGCCAAAACCTCCTGCTCCCACTCGCTCATATAGAGGTTGGCATATGACGGGGCAAAGCGTTGCCCCATGGCTGTTCCATGGGTTTGTAAATAGTGAGTGTCATTGAAGAGAAAATCATTATTCTGTAAACAGAGTTGGAGAAGCGAAAGGAGTTCTGAATCGGGACATTTGGGATCGGGATATCGTTGGAAGATTGTGTTTACAACTGCCAGGCCCAGATTAGTGTCTATATTCGTGTATAAGCTGTCGACGTCGATCGTGAATAGAAATGTATTGGAAGGAACAGCCATGGGGCGTATCATTTCGAGAAAATGATAAGTGAGTTTTGATGTAACTTGGGTGACGGGtggagaggggggagagaaaaTGATCGATGTATTGGGCAACATTATAGGTGGCACTGTTGCAGTCCGAGACTATCGGACGGCCAGGAGGAACTTCGGAGGGAACCGTCCAGCTCTGGGGTTGTTTGTGGATTTTAGGGAGCAGGCAAAAATAGTGGGGGCAGGGATTATTGGGTCCTGATAGAAAGTCTCTTTGTTTGGCTGATATGTAGCGTTTTGTGTAGAGGGTCTGAATTATGTGCTGTGTCTGTAATTGAGTATTGTGTTGTATTGTGGCTGGGATGTGTTTATAGTGGAGTGAATTGGATAGTTGCCGGTTTGCTTCGAGAAGGTATTGTTGTCTGTCCACGATGACTACTTTTGACCCTTTATCTGCCGGTTTTATTACGATGTTTGGATTTGTTATTAATTCCTGTAAGGCTAAGCGTTCGGCCCCCGACAGATTATCAGAGACATTTGGCGAGGGCCGATAGGTGTTAATTGTATTGTTATCGGAGTGGATAATGGATTGTATTGGTGGACGGATTTGTATGCCGGTGGGTTCCCAACTGGACGGTAATGTAAAGTGTCGTGTATTCTGATGATTTTTGCCGTGGAAATGGTCAATTATTTTGATACGTCTGTGATAATGGTGGAAGTCCCTCCGAagctcctcccagtcataacgGGAAAGGCGTGGAATGAATGACAGACCTTTTTCCAACAATTGGGTTTGAGATGGGGACAAAATGAGTAGGGAAGAGAGATTGAGGACATTGGACTCCAAGTTTAATTGAGCTAGGATTCGTTGTGTTAGGGGAGGTTGTGTTAGGGAAGGAGAtcggggggagggaggggaaggggagTGTGTGGGATTGTGTTGTTTATTGGCGCCAGCAATTGAGAAGGGGTTAAGGGCACGGGTGTGCAAGGCCGGTGTAGGGTTCAGGTACGAGATAAACTCAATTGCTTGCACCAATAAGAGAATATGGTCCCAGCTGTAGCTGGGGTCCAATGGATATTATCCGCCTCGGTAGTGAAGGTGTCGTGAGGTATCTCTGTCAGAAACGGTAGATGGGTGGCGATGGTATTGTTAATAAGCTTCAGATTGTGTTGTTGGGTGGGTGTGAGGTTTGCGGAGAAATTCATGATAGGGAAATAGATGTCAGCGTTTGGAAAGACGGTGCGGGCTAGTCTGGAGAGTGCTTTGAGTTGTTTGATTGAAGTTTGTTTCGGGTCTTGGTCTTTGTTGTTGAGACCGACCGATAACACCAGGATCTTGGTGGAGGGGCTGGGGGGGGTTTTTTCACAAATTTTGAGGAAATGATAGAAGTTAGCACCCGGATAACTGTCTAATTGGATATCAGGATTGTTGTGCGCTGGGATGCGATTAATATTAGAGTCCCCCAAGATGACCACAGGCTTCCGGGGCCTAAAAGACCAGTCAACCAGTTTTCTGTATGGGCGAGCGAGGTGATAGGCTGGCCTGAAGGTCATGCTGGGGGGAGGTATGTGGCGTGAAGGAGGTGGACAGGGTGACGGGGCTGATAGGCGGGCGGTAGGGGTGGGGGGTTGTGGTAGAGGAGAGTTGTGCGGGTCGGTGTGGTCGGCGTCAGGCTCCGTGTAAAGTTGGTAATGGGAGGGCTCAGAATGGGTGCTCTGATCTGCCGCCATCATGGCCTTGAGAGTCCCTATCATCATTGTTTGTTTGCCCTGAGTttggtttttgttattgtttttattatttggaTTTTTATGAAAAGAATTCTTTTCATTATCATCCAGGGAAGCCGTGGCGCCAGTCACTTCGACCCTAATCTGGGTTGTTCTGCTAGAGAGGAAATGGAAGAGATGAGGTCATGAGTGTGTACCGCCACATTGGATTTAGTGTACATTGTAGTTAGTGAGACggattcaaagtcaacagaattCGGCCTGGGTACCTGGGGCGAAGGTTGGACTCGATCCCCAGTCTCCCAGGTGACAGACTGCGCTGATAGCAGTGTGCCATGTGTGGATTGACGGGAGATTGTCTGGGGATGTTCTTCAGTTGGCTGCTGGGGGAGAATGGGAGAGGATGAAGGCGATGGAATAGAGTCGACACATCAGCCAGCACTGACTTGACATCTTGGCTTACAAAAAGCTAAAacctcaacatctctctatttatgctctcaaaactTTGAAACTATAAACAACaaatctgagacaactaggataTGCGCCCAGGTTCATTGtgaactctgacttatccatctcACCGTAAAGAAGCAGAGAAATAACTtaattaaagcctgaattctttcttaGTCTGCAACATGTTAAGCAAGATTTATGGCTGCGCGTAGACCTTACGCACGTCACCTAGGCACGTCGCCTACAtcgttgtgagcattttcacttgtgtggtggtgtgtctgtgtcactcagcACCTCAaaaacactagtcggctgcgggggtttctgtgaaatgctgttaagtttagttgattcaaaacacacccaaaacacacattaaatatggcttaatagtgataatttcaaacacaagtacacaaattggcttcactataactcgcagcactcacagacaaacacttgtctttatctggacaaaTTTACCCCATTTGCTAATGttgttagcacaagcctatggtattttatattgtataaattagcctagctactagcgatcttttcctcttctcatatgaaacctggataaatccccaagtataaatccctgatggataaattacacacaagacttaaaatgctattttagtggaggctttactgtgttcacaatttattgtttcttattcgtgaactaaaagtaaacaaaagctttgtttccactgagggaaatggtgtcagtatacagaaacagacaggaggtctgcatcaccgTGACGCGTAGGTGCACGCATCACGGTAGCCTAACgtaggtgcacgtcaggctacggcgtaggttacggcgtaggctctacgtCAACATGGAGCCTTCGCCATAGCGATGGCGTTGATTCAATGCAGAGGTATAAATTAACttttagtctggaggtttaaacttatcctatcctgtccttgTGTACAACACAGCTACACtgacagataactgagcctcctacctgcctgtcaaacagcattaAACCATAAACTTTTGTAGCAGAATGAGATTGTACTCATGCTGGGTGTAAGTTGGCCTGCCCTGCTGTAATTAGCCAATCCCTGCAGGGAGCGCAGTCTATAAAAGCAGGTAGCTGTCACCCGAGCGCTCTCTTGGCCTGAAGCTGGAGGCACGCCCCGCCCCCTGGTCGCCGCACTTCCTGTTTGCTCCATGTGCTTGTCTGCAGGTGTGGTAGCAGTTGCTGTGCTGTTTGTGCTCCTGTTTAGTGTTTGCCGTCATTATAGAAGTTTCATTTATCTTCTGTAGAGCTACATTTGGTGGGTCCTTCCTCGCCCTTGTGTCGAGCCACTCGCAGGACGCTGTGAGTATCTATTCCTTTCCTTAATGCGCAGTCATGCTATCATACTACACCTGTAGTAATCAGCTGTTTTGATTTAGGTAATTAATGTAGCTGTCACGTAATTCACTCCCCTCTCCTTCATGGTGTGCATACAGATACTGCTTGATCGGTTTGTAGACTATATGGTgctattttattctttttaaattattattttgttgctAATGTAAGTTTCCTTTTGTATGCCAGGGTCTGTTTAATTGCTGCATGGGGAAGCTGCTGCTATGCTAACCCTTGTTCAGAAACGCTGCTGCTTTGCCTACACGGGCTGAGTCCACGCTGCTTTGCTGACACTGCTTTGTCTACGTTGCCTTTTTGCCTATGCTGCTTTGTCCACACTGCTTCGCCTACACCGCTGTTGCCAGCCGGTGCTTTGCCTTTACTTAACTTGGCTTTAAACCCACGCTGTGTCCACTGGTGCCTGCTGTACTGCTGGCCGGGTCTTCTCCAACTGTTTCTCCCAACCATCTGCGTATAGCTGGCTGTGATCGTGTGGACTTCATAATTGTGGGCTGCATATGGACATAACTAACCGCCAACCTCTTACCCTGGGTTATCTTAATagtatgaatgtgtgtacaaGGGGTTcattttgttaatttgtttaACCATCCCTTGTGGGTGATTTGACTTATTTATTAGGCTAGGAGCCAGGTCCACCCCTCAGGATGTTTTTTGCTACCTTTTTTTACACTATTATTTTCAGTTATCCCATACCTTGGGTCATCACAAGTTGATAAGGAGCACCCCCAACTCGGGGCCATTTGGTCTCAGGGGCCAAAAAAACAACCCTTTTTGGGAAAAGTTTCTGGCGAAATGATGTCATTGCAAATATTAAGGTACTGCAACTGCATAAATGGTCAGAAAAATCTCAAATTTTGCATGGTGTATCCTGACTCATTGGGGAAACTAGCAGAATAAGATTCTGGGGCTTTCTgccttttgtattttcaaatatcaCCCTCATCATAccccaaaagacaaaaaaatgtctgtcaTTACACATCTCACTGCCTCAGGAAAAACTTCCCAAGTTAAGCTTCAATTTAAGCCCAAGATGACCTTTCTATCTAGAAGATTACACCTGCTATGACCAAAGTTCTCACTGTATCTCAGATCGGAGAAAACAGAACTTTCAAGCATTAACCTTCCAAATGGGATTAAGCTTATTTCTTGCAGCTAAATAATATCTCAAATAATATCTTAAACAATTCAAGTTGAGACTTGAGTTATGTACTGTTATACTATCTGGAGTGAATTACATGGAAAGTGAATACTATATGGTATACGCCCCCTCAGGAAGACTGGGGTATCAAGATgcaacataaaacaacacactgacCAGGttacacacatcaacacactaACCAACCAATACGCTAACCTTGTTACACGTCACAACCCACCTGGAGTTATTCAGCAAAGACATCTTGGTGGTAAGTTAATCTTATTTTCTGGCTATAGAAAGAGATTGAGAGCATTATTGATGTCAATGAGCCTACCAATAAGAATGTGTAACTGaaaggttagctagctagccataTTTTTCTCCTAACCAGGCAATGAATTGTTGTTTCTTTCTGTTGTCGTTCTTTTTTTCAGAATGGTAAAAGGTAAAACAGAGATGAGACAGGGACTAGGGTGCATATGAGTGTAAggtatggggtgccgtttgtaaagtggctcacgctgaaaataacatcaacattttgccacatttagcttcaaacaatgtttaaaaaagtgttgtgtattttttaacgtcaccttttaccacatttacagcaatatttgttaacttagaaatatattaaatagttaaatctaaatattaaatgtggcacctaaatgttaaatctaaatattaaatctaaatctaaatgttaaatctaaatagtaaatctaaatctaaatgttaaatctaaatgctaaatctaaatctaaatgttaaatgttaaatctaaatgttctgggtgaaactaaatatttagctaatatgcaaattcacactgccggtcaccggaagtaccaaaataaaagctcgagatggtcagactgtgtttatagaatcaaataacaaattaaaaccaacttatcgggggaaatgaacacttgaacatacataagcgtgataataactacctaaaataacaaaaagcatgtttggagaaattttatttgacgtgtactttgagttgttagtgtcccttcggagggaattgccttgttgttaacaaatacttccgggtagaaaaccagcagagtttagctacatatatatatatgaatgtctcaaatttttcacgtcactatatcaccgtttagactaatctggtgtttgtaaagtctataaacacaatgattgaacaaacattactattttattactattactgACTGTTAGCATACACAAATTTAACAGTTATATtaacttatttttaaaatacaggCCAAAATAAACGATTATTAAGCGTTACAGTAAAGATGCACATTAAATACTTTGGAAGGAAAGATGATCTTTACCTTGTTTTTCTTAAGTTTGAGGGTCACCTAGTGTGAGTTGTCCTCCCTGTTGTGTATGTGCTCACTTGTTAGCTTCTGTT
Coding sequences within:
- the LOC144466866 gene encoding uncharacterized protein LOC144466866, giving the protein MAADQSTHSEPSHYQLYTEPDADHTDPHNSPLPQPPTPTARLSAPSPCPPPSRHIPPPSMTFRPAYHLARPYRKLVDWSFRPRKPVVILGDSNINRIPAHNNPDIQLDSYPGANFYHFLKICEKTPPSPSTKILVLSVGLNNKDQDPKQTSIKQLKALSRLARTVFPNADIYFPIMNFSANLTPTQQHNLKLINNTIATHLPFLTEIPHDTFTTEADNIHWTPATAGTIFSYWCKQLSLSRT